One window of Planktothrix serta PCC 8927 genomic DNA carries:
- a CDS encoding tetratricopeptide repeat protein has product MIKGLRSRRCLLVWDEVESLLQPGQLAGNYRVKEPLIKASLYKNLGWAYFELDQNERAKQYLLCSIEESNDRAAPYCLLAQIQEEEGDNLGAKAAWQNCLNYDSKQSRTYKEPWVWPELEIWRVMAYAYLNRSSN; this is encoded by the coding sequence TTGATCAAGGGTTTGCGTTCTCGACGGTGTTTGTTGGTGTGGGATGAAGTCGAAAGTCTTTTACAACCTGGACAGTTAGCGGGAAATTATCGAGTTAAGGAGCCATTAATTAAGGCTTCGTTATATAAAAATTTAGGATGGGCGTATTTTGAACTTGATCAGAATGAACGGGCAAAACAGTATTTATTGTGTTCTATTGAGGAATCAAATGATCGCGCTGCGCCTTATTGTTTATTAGCTCAAATTCAAGAGGAGGAAGGGGATAATTTAGGGGCAAAAGCCGCTTGGCAGAATTGTTTAAATTATGATTCAAAGCAAAGTCGCACCTATAAGGAACCTTGGGTTTGGCCAGAGTTAGAGATCTGGCGGGTAATGGCTTATGCTTACTTAAATCGTTCTAGCAATTGA
- the cas2 gene encoding CRISPR-associated endonuclease Cas2: MSDLWLVCYDVRNDKRRTKLAKLLEQRCQRVQYSVFECPLKRSVLEQLLEQRWLKVLNLAEDSLRVYPLDAIAKQQTKVFGSDPPYEPPDFLIL; encoded by the coding sequence ATGAGCGATTTATGGTTGGTTTGTTATGATGTGCGGAACGATAAACGACGGACAAAATTAGCGAAATTGCTAGAACAGCGTTGTCAACGGGTGCAATATTCGGTGTTTGAATGTCCGTTGAAGCGATCGGTTTTGGAACAATTGCTAGAACAGCGTTGGTTGAAGGTGTTGAATTTGGCGGAGGATAGTTTGCGGGTGTATCCCCTTGATGCGATCGCCAAGCAACAAACCAAGGTGTTTGGGAGTGATCCGCCCTATGAACCGCCGGATTTTCTGATTTTGTAA
- the cas1 gene encoding CRISPR-associated endonuclease Cas1, with protein MTTLYLTEPGIVVRYHNQSFLIKQQDKTHHCRLVELTLVVILPGVQFTDEAIAQLLDRGIETLFLKRDGQFRGRLQGQFQTNPTIRLGQYRMINTTFGMALAQLLVMAKIRNQRVLLQQRYRFSKGRIGELGEAIDAIAAYVLQLKSVSTPLNRSELMGIEGICARTYYQGLRYYFPQRWKFTGRNRRPPRDPINALLSWGYGVLLARVFAACVQAGLDPYLGFFHATEPYRPNLVLDLMEEFRPVVVDQVVISLIQGNLLQPEDFQPSPDGEGVWLGLAAKKLLLGQLERRLREPLLYRPQNRKLSLSQIILEQARSLARCLVEMRLDYEGFVLK; from the coding sequence ATGACAACTTTATATTTAACTGAACCGGGGATAGTAGTTCGCTATCACAATCAAAGTTTTTTAATCAAACAACAGGACAAAACCCATCATTGTCGGTTAGTGGAATTAACGTTAGTGGTGATTTTACCGGGGGTTCAGTTCACCGATGAAGCGATCGCCCAACTGCTAGATCGAGGAATTGAAACCCTATTTCTCAAACGGGATGGACAGTTTCGAGGTCGCCTTCAGGGACAGTTCCAAACCAACCCCACGATCCGCCTCGGCCAATATCGGATGATTAATACAACTTTTGGGATGGCGTTGGCGCAACTTTTGGTGATGGCGAAAATTCGCAACCAACGGGTATTGCTACAACAGCGTTATCGGTTTAGCAAAGGACGGATCGGAGAGTTGGGGGAAGCCATTGATGCGATCGCTGCTTATGTGCTTCAGTTGAAATCTGTTTCTACTCCCCTAAACCGTTCTGAACTGATGGGAATTGAGGGAATTTGCGCCAGAACTTATTATCAAGGGTTGCGATATTATTTCCCTCAACGGTGGAAGTTTACCGGACGCAACCGTCGCCCCCCTCGTGATCCAATTAATGCGTTACTGAGTTGGGGATATGGGGTATTGTTGGCGCGGGTATTTGCGGCTTGTGTTCAGGCGGGACTTGATCCTTATTTGGGGTTTTTCCACGCCACTGAACCCTATCGCCCGAATTTGGTTTTGGATTTAATGGAGGAATTTCGCCCGGTGGTGGTGGATCAGGTGGTAATTTCTTTGATTCAAGGGAATTTATTACAACCGGAGGATTTTCAACCCTCTCCTGATGGGGAGGGAGTTTGGTTAGGGTTGGCGGCGAAAAAGCTATTGTTAGGACAGTTAGAACGGCGACTGCGGGAACCGTTGCTATATCGACCCCAAAACCGCAAGTTAAGTTTGAGTCAAATTATCTTGGAACAGGCGCGATCGCTGGCCCGATGTTTGGTGGAGATGAGGTTAGACTATGAGGGGTTTGTGTTGAAATGA
- the csx18 gene encoding CRISPR-associated protein Csx18 yields the protein MSISLTRILVRHRSLSIAIANAAITWTILIIAPLGLFAVIICTLAVFISSAIVAWFGDQALEHLLRLEQEQLRETEGNPVSIPSPPGFQGDRFPNSERRELRDR from the coding sequence ATGTCTATTTCTTTAACTCGAATTTTAGTGCGTCACCGGAGCCTAAGTATTGCGATCGCTAATGCAGCAATTACCTGGACTATTTTAATTATTGCTCCATTGGGACTATTTGCGGTGATAATCTGTACCTTAGCGGTTTTTATCAGTAGTGCGATCGTTGCTTGGTTCGGAGATCAAGCGCTAGAACATCTGTTAAGACTAGAACAGGAACAACTGCGAGAAACCGAAGGAAATCCGGTGTCGATTCCCTCTCCCCCAGGGTTCCAAGGCGATCGCTTTCCCAACTCCGAACGCCGAGAATTACGCGATCGCTAA
- the cas10 gene encoding type III-B CRISPR-associated protein Cas10/Cmr2 — translation MTHLDPENSIKIALVWCLAWGQERQPQQEVNPNQLREALSQNQPISEPLQSLFQQVEALLKMPFPEKINDLQNYTQQYPQLWGSQIGLVYGGATKIKQYVFEAAKLPDIRGASALLDRINLIDIPAFFGEYEEKKSVTVEQWLDQEFPDLRFALIPELLVYYKGGNILAFCPAAFVEDLCNAIEKRYTEETLTANSCAVGARFKPLEVRFGLLKNEIKQTFWLEKYNNNKDKDLVKAYFTQEDTDPITAFKNRKSFNELVTHLAIKFNQRRSGNDTEKRPSRRYPPMFETHPFLVRDESDRRLAIHHFITPPEDSSQGLPGDPFLSESLIRKRIVGHIAKREAFQENLPNWFKNLRLNWQPTGVLIKSWVEEFEDYLENNIHLKQKYYGKNNPNLIKEALSLRELGNVNKGFVAYIYADGNNMGGYIQTIQTPQEYQKFSQDIFEATEKSVYKALAQHLMPHQLNNLTDPDNIKRNGEWIHPFEIVTIGGDDVLVIVPANKALEIAKTIGEEFEKILLNKDPDKYKVDKKYDYEPKIIHRYQGQNLPSGSNQCKLSMSTGVLITAENTPIYYAEDLVSQLLKSAKEKAKILKTADKKLDKNAGKYYGGTIDFFTMKSVTMLASSIKEFREQGLTKEVRGQKLQLYAAPYTLYEIGGLLESLKALHEAKFPRSQLYQIRSFLEQGKHTAILNYRYFRVRLKSDAQIPLKEHFEEPWCNAKTNPGNIAPWMYYEEKETDPKKSSEPKKFYETIWRDLVDLYPFSEASETSEVETLHATSLPTE, via the coding sequence ATGACTCATTTAGATCCTGAAAATTCTATTAAAATTGCGCTGGTTTGGTGTTTAGCTTGGGGACAAGAACGCCAACCCCAACAAGAGGTTAACCCCAATCAATTACGAGAAGCACTATCACAGAATCAACCGATTTCTGAACCGTTACAGTCTCTTTTTCAGCAAGTAGAAGCTCTTTTAAAGATGCCCTTTCCTGAAAAAATTAATGACCTACAAAATTATACCCAACAATATCCTCAATTATGGGGTTCTCAAATTGGCTTAGTTTATGGGGGTGCGACTAAAATTAAACAATATGTTTTTGAAGCGGCTAAACTTCCTGATATTCGAGGAGCTTCGGCGTTATTAGATCGAATTAATTTAATTGATATTCCCGCTTTTTTTGGAGAATATGAGGAGAAAAAATCGGTTACAGTTGAACAATGGCTAGATCAAGAGTTTCCCGATCTCCGTTTCGCTTTAATTCCTGAATTATTAGTGTATTACAAAGGCGGTAATATATTAGCTTTTTGTCCGGCTGCTTTTGTCGAGGATTTATGTAATGCTATTGAAAAACGGTATACCGAAGAAACGTTAACCGCTAATTCCTGCGCTGTGGGCGCGAGATTTAAACCGTTAGAAGTTCGGTTTGGCTTACTCAAAAATGAGATTAAACAAACGTTTTGGCTAGAAAAATATAATAATAATAAAGATAAAGACCTGGTTAAAGCCTATTTTACTCAAGAAGATACCGACCCAATAACAGCCTTTAAAAACCGCAAAAGTTTTAACGAGTTAGTCACTCATTTAGCCATTAAATTTAATCAGCGTCGCAGTGGAAATGATACAGAAAAACGTCCCAGTCGTCGCTATCCTCCGATGTTTGAAACCCATCCATTTTTAGTTAGAGATGAAAGCGATCGCCGTTTAGCAATTCATCATTTTATCACTCCTCCAGAAGATTCTTCTCAAGGATTACCAGGTGATCCTTTTCTATCTGAATCTTTAATTCGTAAACGAATTGTTGGACATATAGCAAAACGAGAAGCTTTTCAAGAAAATCTGCCTAATTGGTTTAAAAATTTAAGATTAAACTGGCAGCCGACAGGCGTTTTAATTAAAAGTTGGGTTGAGGAATTTGAAGATTATCTTGAGAATAATATTCACCTGAAACAAAAATATTATGGTAAAAACAACCCTAATTTAATTAAAGAAGCTTTATCTCTAAGGGAACTGGGAAACGTTAATAAAGGGTTTGTTGCCTATATTTATGCAGATGGAAATAATATGGGAGGTTATATTCAAACCATCCAAACTCCTCAAGAGTATCAAAAATTTAGTCAAGATATATTTGAAGCAACCGAGAAATCTGTTTACAAAGCATTAGCTCAACATCTGATGCCTCATCAACTGAATAATTTAACAGATCCAGATAATATCAAGCGCAATGGAGAATGGATACATCCCTTTGAAATTGTCACCATTGGGGGAGATGACGTTTTAGTTATTGTACCTGCGAATAAAGCATTAGAAATTGCTAAAACCATTGGAGAAGAATTTGAAAAAATTTTACTCAATAAAGATCCAGATAAATATAAAGTTGATAAAAAATATGATTATGAACCTAAAATCATTCATCGCTATCAGGGACAAAATCTCCCATCCGGTTCTAATCAATGTAAACTAAGTATGTCCACTGGCGTTTTAATTACTGCGGAAAATACTCCCATCTATTATGCAGAGGATTTAGTAAGTCAGTTGCTTAAATCAGCGAAAGAGAAAGCTAAAATACTCAAAACTGCCGATAAAAAACTAGATAAAAATGCGGGCAAATATTATGGAGGAACCATTGACTTTTTTACCATGAAATCGGTTACAATGTTAGCATCCAGTATTAAAGAATTTCGAGAACAAGGATTAACAAAAGAAGTCAGAGGTCAGAAACTTCAGTTATATGCAGCACCTTATACACTCTACGAAATCGGGGGGTTATTAGAGTCACTGAAAGCATTACATGAAGCTAAATTTCCGCGATCGCAACTTTATCAAATCCGCAGTTTCCTAGAACAAGGAAAACACACCGCTATTCTGAATTATCGTTATTTCCGAGTTCGTTTAAAATCTGATGCCCAAATTCCTCTGAAAGAACATTTTGAAGAACCCTGGTGTAACGCTAAAACCAACCCTGGAAATATCGCCCCTTGGATGTATTATGAGGAGAAAGAAACTGATCCTAAAAAATCTTCAGAACCTAAGAAATTTTACGAAACAATTTGGCGAGATTTAGTGGATCTTTATCCTTTCTCTGAAGCATCCGAAACCTCTGAGGTAGAGACGTTGCATGCAACGTCTCTACCTACGGAATAA
- a CDS encoding RAMP superfamily CRISPR-associated protein: protein MIQLQALTNPITSYSLTANINSALCIGAGGSSGSLADKPIVRNAEKNLIIPASQLKGRLRHECEKIARGLGWGICDSPKAETMCPQRAGLSEVEKNRFNREEYRVVEDDRHHCLICQIFGNPSLPSRVLFDDLICQEDPDNLPEILRPGVTINRRRGTAEEHKLYFLETSPANAELAFIGAIHFLPNCPNYAQALIVAGLHHIHALGGSKSAGLGWLTWEIDQNIKINETAWQELAKGVKNESN from the coding sequence ATGATTCAACTTCAAGCACTCACAAATCCCATAACCTCCTATTCCCTAACTGCTAATATTAATAGCGCATTATGTATCGGTGCTGGGGGGTCTTCGGGTTCCTTAGCAGATAAACCCATTGTTAGAAATGCGGAAAAAAACTTAATTATTCCCGCATCTCAACTCAAAGGTCGTTTACGCCATGAATGTGAGAAAATTGCCAGGGGGTTAGGTTGGGGAATTTGTGATTCTCCCAAAGCAGAAACCATGTGTCCCCAACGCGCTGGACTTTCAGAAGTAGAAAAAAACCGATTTAACCGAGAAGAATATCGAGTTGTAGAAGATGACAGACATCACTGTTTAATCTGTCAAATTTTCGGTAATCCCAGTTTACCATCCCGGGTTCTATTTGATGATTTAATCTGTCAGGAAGACCCCGATAACTTACCCGAAATCCTGCGTCCGGGTGTGACAATTAACCGTCGTCGGGGGACAGCAGAAGAACACAAACTGTACTTCCTAGAAACCTCTCCCGCTAATGCTGAATTAGCATTTATAGGTGCAATTCACTTTCTGCCCAATTGTCCTAATTATGCTCAGGCTTTAATTGTAGCAGGTTTGCATCATATTCATGCGTTAGGGGGCAGTAAATCAGCCGGGTTAGGATGGTTAACTTGGGAAATTGATCAAAATATTAAAATCAATGAAACTGCATGGCAAGAATTAGCAAAGGGGGTAAAAAATGAATCGAATTGA
- the csx10 gene encoding type III-D CRISPR-associated RAMP protein Csx10, whose translation MNRIELEIKALSPLAIGRNKPGVSVSEAGDYIPGSVIRGAIASQLLQTNQPETGDDFHSLFLDQNQAIFQNAYPAFVYDKETKTKEIAENVYVLPSTVLSSKTNPGFAPKGNGVFDTLIDRFCAEQHGFPYDPSCPTEKGDRVDGFSGFYTIIKQKYHKVSANKRLLTRVGINRRRATSEESILYSIQVLNESQLIGNKPAIYQGAILVPDHQLAELLVAFIRSHQEVFRFGGSVSRGLGKVKIQPKLSQKSQNLVKSRIDDFNKELQKRWQKWNIFSQPEKPYPKDRKYFTLDLQSDAILTENWQRTTVISEAMLRELTGLDSSLKLEAAYSSYDHRSGWNSAWGLMKDIELVTNKGGVYLFSISQDQEKEWTDALIQLESQGVGERTSEGFGQVQICNPFHLVLREEAK comes from the coding sequence ATGAATCGAATTGAATTAGAAATAAAAGCATTATCTCCTTTGGCAATTGGTCGGAATAAACCGGGAGTTTCAGTCAGTGAAGCAGGAGACTATATTCCCGGTTCCGTCATTCGAGGGGCGATCGCATCCCAACTATTACAAACCAATCAACCTGAAACTGGAGATGATTTTCACAGCCTATTTTTAGATCAAAATCAAGCTATTTTTCAGAATGCTTATCCAGCATTTGTCTATGATAAAGAAACTAAAACTAAGGAAATTGCAGAAAACGTTTATGTTCTTCCTTCAACCGTTCTCAGTTCTAAAACTAACCCTGGATTTGCCCCAAAAGGAAACGGCGTTTTTGATACCTTAATTGATCGCTTCTGTGCAGAACAACATGGTTTTCCCTATGACCCCAGTTGTCCTACTGAAAAAGGCGATCGCGTTGACGGTTTTTCAGGGTTCTATACTATAATTAAGCAGAAATACCATAAAGTTTCAGCCAATAAACGGTTGTTAACGCGAGTCGGAATTAACCGCAGACGGGCTACTTCAGAAGAATCCATTCTCTATAGTATACAAGTATTAAATGAATCCCAACTAATAGGAAACAAACCTGCTATTTATCAAGGAGCAATTTTAGTTCCCGATCATCAGTTAGCAGAATTATTGGTCGCATTTATTCGTTCTCACCAAGAAGTTTTCCGTTTTGGTGGGTCAGTTTCTAGGGGACTAGGAAAAGTAAAAATTCAACCAAAATTATCACAAAAATCTCAAAATCTGGTAAAATCAAGAATAGATGATTTTAACAAAGAACTCCAAAAACGTTGGCAAAAGTGGAATATTTTTAGTCAACCGGAAAAACCCTATCCCAAAGACCGAAAATATTTCACCCTAGATTTACAATCCGATGCTATTCTAACGGAAAATTGGCAACGAACAACGGTAATTTCCGAAGCGATGTTAAGGGAATTAACAGGTCTTGATTCATCCCTAAAATTGGAAGCTGCTTATAGTAGTTATGACCATCGTTCCGGTTGGAATAGTGCTTGGGGTTTAATGAAAGATATTGAGTTAGTTACAAATAAAGGAGGGGTTTATCTATTTAGTATTAGTCAAGATCAGGAAAAAGAATGGACAGATGCTTTGATTCAATTAGAATCTCAAGGTGTGGGAGAACGAACCTCAGAAGGGTTTGGTCAAGTTCAAATTTGTAACCCATTTCATTTAGTATTACGCGAGGAGGCAAAATGA
- a CDS encoding putative CRISPR-associated protein, with protein MPRFVLSTIGTSLLTQQIDRDNREETDWSKSLSNHANLKLDETPENIKQIIKELQKRATEKLNQNDIPKIRRASAELNGIYGLYEEQLEQGKQDIHWLVATDTAQGEATAKIVQSFLEKHGIVTQILQPNNLSATSTEDFQNGIDELLKWIDDTIPGYQDSDYRIIFNLVGGFKSLQAYLNTIGMFYANEIIYIFEGVGSKLITIPRLPIQIDTSKIQPVQFALMAAGAWIEQSKLQDVYETLIFSVDNEATLSNWGRLTWNKVKSKFLGGDLLKFPRLQYEDSFIRDYGKINNVKEKIKIQEVLAKVSYFLLKYNGDTAPLCRDGGLLYEDYVNKGGIAHFRVTQGIRISCRTSEETLVLRHYGTEPEVNNNP; from the coding sequence ATGCCACGCTTTGTGCTATCTACCATAGGAACAAGTTTACTAACTCAACAAATTGATCGAGATAATCGTGAAGAAACAGATTGGTCTAAAAGTCTTTCTAATCATGCCAATTTAAAACTCGATGAAACCCCGGAAAACATCAAACAAATTATTAAGGAACTGCAAAAAAGAGCAACAGAAAAACTGAATCAAAACGATATTCCAAAAATTCGGCGTGCCAGTGCAGAACTTAATGGAATTTATGGATTATATGAAGAACAATTAGAACAGGGAAAACAGGATATTCACTGGTTAGTTGCAACGGATACGGCACAGGGAGAAGCAACAGCAAAAATTGTCCAGTCATTTTTAGAAAAACATGGAATTGTTACACAAATCTTACAACCAAATAACCTATCTGCTACCAGTACCGAAGATTTTCAAAATGGTATTGATGAACTATTAAAATGGATTGATGATACGATCCCTGGATATCAAGATAGTGATTATCGAATTATTTTCAATTTAGTAGGTGGCTTCAAGAGCTTGCAGGCTTATCTAAACACAATTGGAATGTTTTATGCTAATGAAATAATTTATATTTTTGAAGGTGTTGGTTCAAAACTGATTACAATTCCTCGCTTACCCATTCAAATTGATACTTCAAAAATTCAACCTGTACAATTTGCTTTGATGGCTGCGGGAGCTTGGATTGAACAATCAAAACTTCAAGATGTTTATGAGACTTTGATTTTTTCGGTTGATAATGAAGCCACGCTATCAAACTGGGGTCGATTAACTTGGAATAAAGTAAAATCTAAGTTCTTAGGAGGAGATTTATTAAAGTTTCCTCGGCTCCAATATGAAGACAGTTTTATCAGGGATTATGGAAAAATTAATAATGTGAAAGAAAAAATTAAAATTCAAGAAGTATTGGCGAAAGTCTCTTATTTTTTATTAAAATATAATGGAGATACAGCACCTTTATGCCGAGATGGAGGTTTATTATATGAAGATTATGTAAATAAGGGCGGTATTGCACACTTTCGAGTGACTCAAGGTATCAGGATTAGTTGTAGAACTTCTGAAGAAACACTCGTCCTTCGTCATTATGGGACTGAACCGGAAGTCAATAATAATCCTTAG
- the csx7 gene encoding type III CRISPR-associated RAMP protein Csx7 has translation MFDTFKNRLEITGTLTTVTALRISAGRSTEPIGSDLPVIKDALGRPLIPGSSFKGALRSRLESFLRGILGSDRHLVANPANENEWSIKADEMKKLKENFQDDLALTTKILEQTDLISHLFGSPWLASKFQVRDLTVIPDAWFGQYQERDGVAIDRDTETAADGKLYDFQVVPAATPFEFKAIVENAKAWELGLLMIGLHQFESEQIPLGGGRSRGLGVVSLKIDKMKWFDYPEDQPHLLLEYLKKLVMEDESAYEDAEYFKDDWIQKLIEHLTEKMNQTTAVER, from the coding sequence ATGTTTGACACCTTCAAAAATCGCTTAGAAATTACGGGAACTTTAACCACTGTCACGGCTTTAAGAATTAGTGCAGGACGGTCTACAGAACCCATTGGATCAGATTTACCTGTAATTAAAGATGCGTTAGGTCGTCCTTTAATTCCAGGGTCAAGTTTTAAAGGAGCATTGCGATCGCGCTTAGAAAGTTTTTTAAGAGGAATATTAGGAAGCGATCGCCATCTCGTTGCTAACCCAGCGAATGAGAATGAATGGTCAATAAAAGCCGATGAAATGAAAAAGTTAAAGGAAAATTTCCAAGATGATTTAGCCTTAACTACCAAAATTCTTGAACAAACCGATCTCATTTCTCATTTATTTGGTTCCCCCTGGTTAGCGAGTAAATTCCAAGTGCGAGATTTAACTGTAATTCCTGATGCTTGGTTTGGACAATATCAAGAACGGGATGGAGTCGCCATTGATCGAGATACCGAAACCGCCGCCGATGGCAAACTCTATGATTTCCAAGTGGTTCCGGCTGCGACTCCCTTTGAATTTAAAGCCATTGTTGAGAATGCAAAAGCATGGGAATTAGGGTTATTAATGATTGGGTTACACCAATTTGAAAGCGAACAAATTCCATTAGGGGGAGGACGTTCACGGGGTTTGGGAGTTGTGAGTTTAAAAATTGATAAAATGAAGTGGTTTGACTATCCTGAAGATCAACCCCATTTGCTTTTAGAGTATTTGAAGAAATTGGTAATGGAAGATGAAAGTGCCTATGAAGATGCAGAGTATTTTAAAGATGATTGGATACAAAAATTAATTGAACACTTGACAGAAAAGATGAATCAAACAACTGCTGTAGAGAGGTAA
- a CDS encoding RAMP superfamily CRISPR-associated protein, translating into MHKRFVNHCTIEFSIIPDGPILIKSGKEGADPTKPDMEFVETYYQGGRSIYLPGSSLKGAIRAHAERIVRTVGQDKRSNNTNVLWANDPLNDDYNYLPNNKLGDKGDKIYQISSFTDQIFGNTSLASRFRIEDAYPVDKTQVKTEERNGVAIDRVFGSVAVGPFNYQVCTSGEFSTKIHLKNFTLAQLGLIGLVLRDLNDGWFGLGFAKSRGMGTVQVKLNKAVVQYPGCVLEQDRIKLLGSDKTWGTTQLIGVGEFLSSEEAQTYGFPSNDHQETPVKGQEMDLGLGVELTWEGDVQVKDLFTKSVKAWKQKVEVKA; encoded by the coding sequence ATGCACAAACGATTTGTTAACCATTGTACCATTGAATTTAGCATTATTCCCGACGGGCCCATTTTAATTAAATCGGGAAAAGAAGGTGCAGATCCCACAAAACCTGATATGGAATTTGTCGAAACCTACTATCAAGGGGGGCGTTCCATTTATCTCCCAGGAAGCAGTTTAAAAGGGGCAATTCGCGCCCATGCTGAACGGATTGTGAGAACAGTTGGTCAAGATAAACGCTCCAATAATACTAATGTATTATGGGCGAATGATCCGTTAAATGACGATTACAATTATCTGCCTAATAATAAATTAGGAGACAAAGGAGATAAAATTTATCAAATTTCTTCTTTTACTGATCAAATATTTGGCAATACTTCCTTAGCAAGTCGCTTTAGAATAGAAGATGCTTATCCTGTTGATAAAACCCAAGTAAAAACCGAAGAACGCAATGGCGTTGCGATTGATCGAGTGTTTGGTTCCGTTGCTGTTGGGCCGTTTAATTATCAAGTTTGTACATCGGGAGAATTTAGCACTAAAATTCATCTTAAAAACTTTACTTTAGCGCAATTAGGACTGATTGGTTTAGTATTACGAGACTTAAATGATGGTTGGTTTGGATTAGGTTTTGCCAAATCTCGCGGGATGGGAACAGTACAAGTTAAATTAAACAAAGCTGTTGTTCAATATCCAGGTTGTGTGTTAGAACAAGATCGAATCAAACTGTTAGGAAGTGATAAAACTTGGGGAACCACACAACTGATCGGAGTTGGTGAGTTTCTATCTTCAGAAGAAGCACAAACCTATGGTTTTCCCTCAAATGATCATCAAGAAACTCCCGTTAAAGGTCAAGAGATGGACTTAGGATTAGGAGTTGAATTAACCTGGGAAGGAGATGTACAAGTTAAAGATTTATTCACAAAATCCGTGAAGGCTTGGAAACAAAAAGTTGAGGTGAAAGCATGA
- a CDS encoding RAMP superfamily CRISPR-associated protein, protein MTYNKPTSRQSNSAASSRSNFSDGEQVPKPYSMVSLPKPAPQRKPPVGQEQFKLKRLSGKISLRLTVKTATFIASGVVAMGTDVSSLNKNIPLIKVAVSQGEKIIIPGSSLKGVVRSTYEAITSSCLCKTRARKENIPEGYSECKDKTKLCPACQVFGAMGWQGLISFQDAVAETIKPSVGFMPSLYAPRTSRKAYFLNGKVAGRKFYYHAIKAVDKGQRGIPVQQAGAELTLTTQLRFMNLTEAELGTLLIVLGQDQNNYFALKVGGGKPIGMGTMTVEVTEIEHSENVKNRYLSYTLSEDNTLTGDKLKQFIQKNVNAAKTLVQADQLKQLKAILEYPTKRTAPEGMY, encoded by the coding sequence ATGACCTACAATAAACCAACCTCCAGACAAAGTAATTCTGCCGCCTCTTCGAGAAGCAATTTCTCGGACGGGGAACAAGTTCCTAAACCCTATTCAATGGTTTCTTTACCCAAACCTGCACCCCAACGTAAACCCCCCGTAGGTCAGGAACAGTTTAAACTCAAGCGTTTAAGCGGTAAAATTTCCTTGCGTTTAACAGTAAAAACAGCCACCTTTATTGCGTCTGGGGTGGTAGCAATGGGAACTGATGTTTCTAGCCTTAATAAAAATATTCCTCTGATTAAAGTTGCGGTGAGTCAAGGGGAAAAGATTATTATTCCTGGGAGTTCTTTAAAAGGCGTTGTCCGTTCAACCTATGAGGCAATAACCTCTAGTTGTTTGTGTAAAACAAGAGCAAGAAAAGAAAATATTCCAGAAGGATATTCTGAATGTAAAGATAAAACTAAACTCTGTCCCGCTTGTCAAGTTTTTGGGGCAATGGGATGGCAGGGTTTAATCTCGTTTCAAGATGCTGTTGCAGAAACCATTAAACCTAGTGTCGGGTTTATGCCGTCTTTATATGCACCCCGAACTAGCCGTAAAGCTTATTTTTTAAATGGAAAAGTTGCAGGGAGAAAATTTTATTATCATGCGATTAAAGCCGTTGATAAAGGACAACGCGGCATTCCAGTTCAGCAAGCTGGGGCAGAATTAACCCTAACAACGCAACTGCGATTTATGAATTTAACAGAAGCGGAATTAGGAACGCTTTTAATTGTTTTAGGACAAGATCAGAATAACTATTTTGCCCTCAAGGTGGGAGGGGGTAAACCGATTGGCATGGGAACAATGACGGTAGAAGTGACAGAAATAGAACATTCCGAAAATGTTAAAAATCGCTATCTTTCTTATACGCTTTCTGAAGATAATACTTTAACTGGGGATAAGCTGAAACAGTTTATTCAAAAAAATGTTAATGCTGCCAAAACCTTAGTTCAAGCTGACCAATTAAAGCAATTAAAAGCAATTCTGGAATATCCTACAAAACGGACTGCACCGGAGGGAATGTATTAA